A region of [Bacteroides] pectinophilus DNA encodes the following proteins:
- a CDS encoding Hsp20/alpha crystallin family protein — MLMPSIFGEDLFDNFMNDFSFYNDAPFENVEKKLYGHHAKNVMKTDIKETDEGYELEIDLPGFAKDEVKVSLDNGYMTVSAAKGLDKDEQEKKSGKYIRRERYAGACERSFYVGDEITEEDVKGEFKHGMLKLFIPKKEAKPEVEQKKYISIEG, encoded by the coding sequence ATGTTAATGCCTAGTATTTTTGGAGAAGATTTGTTTGATAATTTTATGAATGATTTTTCATTTTACAATGATGCACCATTCGAGAATGTTGAGAAGAAGCTTTACGGACATCACGCAAAGAATGTTATGAAGACGGATATCAAGGAAACGGATGAAGGATACGAACTTGAGATTGACCTTCCGGGCTTCGCAAAGGATGAAGTTAAGGTTTCTCTCGACAATGGATATATGACAGTTTCTGCTGCTAAGGGTCTTGACAAGGATGAGCAGGAGAAGAAGTCAGGTAAGTATATCCGCCGTGAACGCTATGCAGGCGCCTGCGAGAGATCGTTCTATGTTGGTGATGAGATTACTGAAGAAGATGTAAAGGGCGAGTTTAAGCACGGAATGCTTAAGCTGTTCATACCTAAGAAGGAAGCTAAGCCGGAAGTTGAACAGAAGAAGTACATTTCAATTGAAGGCTGA
- a CDS encoding methyl-accepting chemotaxis protein, with protein MDNVNYKYNDINERYKRLNHFTILSISIMAVVVLAYLWLKLANGGINKSLVYGVTAVVAAASIINGIINVKNKSNSYLSIAAAIDVYIIYILIGLQTDATFIHYMLFGILILQIPYYRKRRMLYTTIGAIVSFILVLVMQAVHGVSAMDVNAFCQAMLELSVIVGIYFAGKISIAFNGDALGAAKDEQERVNSILNDVLNTSNTVKNETARSTQLMDELVTSTKSVAGSMNEISDAAYSTAKSIEEQNTMTAHIQEAIAQTESKSVEMVSIADSSSESVQSNIKVIEELEEQSARITETNKKVTESMTKLQNKTAEVEQIAGMILNISSQTNLLALNASIESARAGEAGRGFAVVADQIRQLAEQTKNSTEEITRITSELNANSQDVVNSINGSIEASDIQSRKIYAAGEAFKELSNNMEELRSHINEVDSHIAELSKSNDRIVENISQLSAVTEEVTASADQVRNMSNDNLECVEKVKMAVDTIRRTADCSQNV; from the coding sequence ATGGACAATGTGAATTATAAATATAATGACATTAATGAGAGATATAAGCGACTTAACCATTTTACCATACTGTCAATATCCATTATGGCTGTTGTAGTATTGGCCTATCTGTGGCTTAAGCTTGCCAATGGCGGGATTAATAAGTCTCTTGTATATGGTGTAACGGCTGTTGTAGCTGCAGCAAGCATCATTAATGGTATCATTAATGTGAAGAATAAGTCTAATTCGTATCTGAGTATTGCAGCCGCAATTGACGTATATATTATATATATTCTTATAGGGTTACAGACGGATGCAACATTTATTCACTATATGCTTTTTGGTATTCTTATATTACAGATTCCGTATTACAGGAAGAGAAGAATGCTCTATACAACGATAGGTGCAATCGTTTCATTTATACTGGTACTCGTTATGCAGGCTGTACACGGTGTCAGCGCTATGGATGTTAATGCATTTTGTCAGGCGATGCTTGAATTGTCCGTAATTGTCGGAATATATTTTGCGGGAAAGATATCGATTGCATTCAATGGTGATGCGCTTGGTGCAGCCAAAGACGAGCAGGAGCGTGTTAATAGCATACTTAATGATGTTTTGAATACCTCAAATACTGTTAAGAATGAAACAGCCAGAAGTACACAGCTTATGGATGAGCTTGTTACAAGTACTAAGTCTGTTGCCGGCAGCATGAATGAGATATCTGATGCTGCTTATTCCACAGCAAAAAGTATAGAAGAACAGAATACTATGACCGCCCATATTCAGGAAGCAATTGCACAGACTGAGAGCAAGTCCGTGGAGATGGTCAGCATAGCTGACAGTTCATCCGAGAGTGTGCAGAGTAATATCAAAGTGATTGAGGAGCTGGAGGAACAGTCAGCCAGAATCACCGAGACTAATAAGAAAGTAACTGAATCCATGACCAAGCTTCAGAACAAGACGGCAGAAGTTGAACAGATTGCGGGAATGATTCTTAATATATCAAGCCAGACCAATCTGCTTGCACTTAATGCATCTATAGAAAGTGCAAGGGCGGGAGAGGCCGGACGTGGTTTTGCGGTTGTTGCGGATCAGATAAGACAGCTTGCGGAGCAGACCAAGAATTCTACTGAAGAGATTACGAGAATAACATCAGAACTTAATGCTAATTCGCAGGATGTTGTCAATTCCATTAATGGTTCGATTGAGGCCAGTGATATTCAAAGCCGGAAGATATATGCGGCCGGAGAGGCATTTAAAGAATTAAGCAATAACATGGAAGAACTCAGGAGCCATATTAATGAAGTTGACAGCCATATTGCAGAGCTTTCCAAGTCTAACGACAGGATTGTTGAGAATATCTCACAACTTTCGGCGGTTACTGAGGAAGTCACGGCGAGTGCCGATCAGGTCAGGAATATGAGTAATGATAACCTTGAATGTGTTGAGAAGGTGAAGATGGCTGTTGATACTATCAGAAGAACAGCGGATTGTTCACAGAATGTATAA
- a CDS encoding undecaprenyldiphospho-muramoylpentapeptide beta-N-acetylglucosaminyltransferase — protein MKRIVFTGGGTAGHVTPNIALIPSLKDAGYDICYIGSYDGIEKKLITDLGITYYGIDTGKLRRYKSLKNLSDPFHVIHGYSESASLMKKLKPDIVFSKGGYVSVPVVLAAAAHHIPVISHESDMTPGLANRITAKSASKICCNFPETVKLLPADKAVLTGTPIRQELLSGNKLAGLNFCGFTTAKPVLLVTGGSTGAVHVNNAIRAILPELLKTYQVCHLCGAGKTDESLKNLNGYVQFEYVNKEMRDLFAMSDIVVSRAGANAICELLALRKPNLLIPLSANASRGDQILNANSFKQQGYSSVIEEENITNETLLKAINDLYARRDQYIGAMSVSRQNDAIPVIMELINSTAR, from the coding sequence ATGAAACGAATCGTATTTACCGGTGGTGGAACTGCCGGACATGTTACACCTAATATTGCACTTATTCCAAGTCTTAAGGATGCCGGTTATGACATCTGCTACATAGGCTCCTATGACGGAATAGAGAAGAAGCTTATTACAGATCTCGGAATAACATATTACGGAATAGATACAGGCAAATTAAGACGTTACAAGAGCCTTAAGAACTTAAGTGACCCATTCCATGTAATCCACGGATATAGTGAAAGTGCGTCACTTATGAAAAAGCTGAAGCCTGACATTGTCTTTTCAAAGGGAGGATATGTGTCCGTGCCGGTTGTTCTCGCTGCTGCAGCGCATCATATCCCGGTCATAAGCCATGAATCGGATATGACTCCGGGTCTGGCTAACAGAATCACTGCTAAGTCCGCAAGTAAGATATGCTGTAATTTTCCTGAGACAGTCAAACTGCTCCCGGCTGACAAAGCCGTTCTTACAGGTACACCTATAAGGCAGGAGCTCCTCAGCGGCAACAAGCTTGCAGGTCTTAATTTCTGTGGTTTTACAACAGCTAAGCCCGTTCTTCTTGTGACAGGAGGAAGCACCGGCGCAGTTCATGTCAACAATGCTATACGTGCCATACTTCCCGAACTTCTCAAGACCTATCAGGTATGCCATCTGTGCGGTGCCGGCAAAACTGACGAGAGCCTTAAGAATCTTAACGGTTATGTGCAGTTTGAGTACGTTAACAAAGAGATGCGTGATTTATTCGCAATGAGTGATATTGTTGTGTCGAGAGCGGGTGCCAACGCTATCTGCGAGCTGCTGGCATTAAGAAAGCCTAACCTTCTGATTCCGCTTTCAGCCAATGCAAGCCGCGGTGATCAGATTCTTAATGCCAACTCATTCAAACAGCAGGGATACAGCAGTGTCATAGAAGAAGAGAATATTACCAATGAAACGCTTCTCAAAGCAATTAATGACCTCTATGCAAGGCGTGACCAGTATATCGGTGCAATGAGCGTAAGCCGTCAGAATGATGCTATTCCGGTTATTATGGAACTAATCAATTCCACTGCCCGATAA
- a CDS encoding TIGR03905 family TSCPD domain-containing protein, giving the protein MKYNTKGVCSRSITFDVKDNKVTDVQFEGGCSGNTQGVARLVEGMDIDEAIKRMKGIRCGFKSTSCPDQLALALLAYKDGIGKAE; this is encoded by the coding sequence ATGAAATACAATACAAAAGGTGTCTGCTCACGTTCAATCACATTTGACGTAAAAGACAATAAAGTCACAGATGTACAGTTTGAAGGCGGATGTTCAGGTAATACACAGGGTGTTGCAAGACTTGTTGAAGGTATGGATATTGATGAAGCCATTAAGCGTATGAAAGGCATCAGATGCGGATTCAAGTCAACATCATGTCCTGACCAGCTTGCACTGGCACTCCTTGCATATAAGGACGGAATCGGAAAGGCAGAATAA
- a CDS encoding stage V sporulation protein AD has translation MIKGKQSIEFENTPYVIGYACTAGKKEGEGPLGSYIDTISEDAMFGMQTWEEAESHMQKLTAQTLLDKSGLTAEDIRYIFAGDLLGQLIATSYGIMDLQIPLFGVYGACSTMGETMALASMSVAAGYAPKAVALASSHFASAEKQFRFPLEYGNQRPLAATWTVTGCGSVVLSEDDSMHDGSGKRAHIRVAGITTGKIVDYGVKDSMNMGACMAPAAAELIAQNMSDFGAGDDYYDLIITGDLGLVGRTIILDLLERKGIHIEDRYSDCGIEIFDGDKQDTHAGGSGCGCSAVTLCAKILPMIEQGRLGRVLFVPTGALMSPTSFNEGKSVPGIAHGIVLEHV, from the coding sequence ATGATAAAGGGAAAACAGAGTATCGAATTTGAAAACACGCCATATGTTATAGGATATGCATGTACTGCAGGGAAAAAGGAAGGCGAGGGCCCGCTTGGAAGCTATATAGATACAATAAGTGAAGATGCCATGTTTGGTATGCAGACATGGGAGGAGGCGGAGAGTCATATGCAGAAGCTTACGGCACAGACACTGCTTGATAAATCAGGACTTACAGCGGAAGATATCAGATATATATTTGCAGGAGATCTGTTAGGGCAGCTTATTGCAACTTCGTATGGAATAATGGATCTGCAGATTCCGCTGTTTGGTGTGTATGGTGCATGTTCGACAATGGGAGAGACAATGGCACTTGCGTCAATGAGCGTGGCTGCCGGATATGCCCCGAAAGCTGTAGCACTTGCGTCAAGCCATTTTGCAAGTGCTGAGAAGCAGTTCCGATTTCCTCTTGAATACGGCAATCAGAGACCGCTTGCGGCAACATGGACTGTTACGGGATGCGGAAGTGTTGTCTTAAGTGAGGATGACAGTATGCATGACGGAAGCGGAAAGAGGGCACATATAAGGGTTGCCGGCATAACAACCGGGAAGATAGTAGATTACGGAGTGAAGGACAGTATGAATATGGGGGCCTGCATGGCGCCTGCAGCGGCTGAACTTATTGCGCAGAATATGTCAGACTTCGGTGCGGGTGATGACTATTATGACCTGATAATAACGGGGGATCTCGGCCTTGTTGGCAGGACCATAATACTCGACCTGCTTGAGCGTAAGGGAATACACATAGAGGACAGATATTCTGATTGCGGAATAGAGATATTCGACGGAGATAAACAGGATACGCATGCCGGCGGCAGCGGATGCGGCTGCTCAGCGGTAACACTGTGTGCAAAGATACTTCCCATGATAGAACAGGGAAGGCTTGGACGTGTATTGTTTGTGCCGACGGGAGCATTGATGTCTCCGACAAGCTTTAATGAGGGCAAATCAGTTCCCGGAATTGCACACGGAATTGTGCTGGAGCATGTGTGA
- a CDS encoding SpoVA/SpoVAEb family sporulation membrane protein produces MEKYVIAFIVGGFICAAVQVLMEKTKLMPGRIMVLLVCAGAVLGAVGLYQPFTDWAGAGATVPLLGFGNVLWKGIKEAVDNDGALGLFKGGFTAGAVGCSAALIFGYLCSLICNPKMKK; encoded by the coding sequence ATGGAAAAATATGTAATAGCTTTTATTGTTGGTGGATTTATATGCGCAGCGGTTCAGGTGCTTATGGAAAAGACGAAGCTTATGCCGGGCCGCATTATGGTGCTTCTGGTGTGTGCCGGTGCAGTACTTGGTGCCGTAGGACTGTATCAGCCGTTCACAGACTGGGCAGGTGCAGGGGCAACTGTACCGCTGCTTGGGTTTGGCAATGTATTGTGGAAGGGTATAAAGGAAGCTGTAGACAATGACGGAGCTTTGGGACTGTTTAAGGGGGGATTTACAGCCGGAGCCGTGGGCTGCAGTGCTGCACTGATATTTGGATATCTGTGCAGCCTCATCTGCAATCCTAAGATGAAGAAGTAG
- a CDS encoding ATP-binding protein: protein MHISIFKKFLLLYIFVGCIGFILISNICYSLDYRAIIESKTEQMYNQAVSISKDYASTYFSDEKIRLIRSEMITVASASGERIMFIDTDGNILMDTSRDITGQNSVRLNDFDYTRSGSRYSQSGRFFDYFSEDMLSVMAPITNAYTVKGYVAIHIPLGTLRSQVYTTFNTNYVTFIIMMMLILLFVAFYFIMIHRPLKAIIKGVDEYSKGNLDYRIDLAPGDELHRLGASLNYMSSEINEMDKFQQKFISNISHDFRSPLTSIKGYLEAMSDGTIPPELHQKYIGIVLFETERLTKLTNNLLTLNDLDPKSVRLNYSDFDINDVIRHTIETFEGVCTEKKITFKLTFSSRQLMVHADMEKIQQVVYNLVDNAVKFSHPDSFIAISTTTKNGRAFISVKDNGIGIPKDDLKKIWERFYKTDNSRGRDKKGSGLGLAIVREIIQTHGERIDVISTEGVGTEFVFSLKTPKSTSSS, encoded by the coding sequence ATGCATATTTCTATTTTTAAGAAGTTCCTGCTGCTCTACATCTTTGTAGGCTGTATAGGGTTTATATTAATCAGCAATATCTGTTATTCCCTTGATTACCGTGCCATTATAGAGTCGAAGACTGAACAGATGTATAATCAGGCTGTCTCGATATCCAAAGATTATGCCAGCACATATTTTTCAGACGAGAAAATAAGGCTTATCAGAAGTGAGATGATAACCGTTGCCTCAGCATCAGGTGAACGTATTATGTTCATAGATACTGACGGCAACATTCTCATGGATACATCCCGCGATATTACAGGCCAGAACAGCGTCCGGCTCAATGATTTTGACTATACAAGAAGCGGCAGCCGCTATTCCCAGTCCGGACGTTTTTTTGATTATTTCAGTGAGGATATGCTGAGCGTTATGGCTCCGATTACCAACGCTTACACTGTCAAGGGATATGTAGCCATACACATACCGCTTGGCACACTCCGTTCGCAGGTATATACAACATTTAACACCAACTATGTGACATTTATTATTATGATGATGCTTATCCTTCTTTTCGTGGCGTTTTATTTCATAATGATTCACAGACCACTTAAGGCGATTATCAAAGGTGTTGACGAATATTCCAAAGGCAATCTTGATTACCGCATCGACCTTGCCCCGGGTGATGAGCTTCACAGGCTCGGTGCATCCCTTAACTACATGAGCAGCGAGATTAATGAGATGGATAAGTTCCAGCAGAAGTTCATCTCCAACATATCGCACGATTTCCGTTCTCCGCTGACATCCATAAAGGGATACCTTGAAGCAATGTCTGACGGCACAATCCCTCCGGAGCTTCATCAGAAGTATATCGGAATTGTCCTGTTCGAAACCGAGCGCCTTACCAAGCTCACCAATAATCTGCTTACTCTCAATGACCTTGACCCTAAGAGTGTCCGTCTTAATTACAGTGATTTTGACATTAATGATGTTATACGTCACACTATTGAGACGTTTGAGGGCGTATGTACAGAGAAAAAGATTACCTTTAAGCTTACATTTTCATCAAGGCAGCTCATGGTTCACGCAGATATGGAGAAGATCCAGCAGGTTGTATACAATCTTGTTGACAATGCCGTAAAGTTCAGCCATCCGGATTCATTTATTGCAATCTCAACAACCACGAAGAACGGACGCGCATTTATCTCCGTGAAGGATAACGGCATCGGTATTCCAAAGGACGACCTCAAGAAAATCTGGGAGCGTTTCTACAAGACGGATAATTCCCGCGGACGTGACAAAAAAGGCTCTGGCCTCGGGCTTGCCATCGTCCGTGAGATTATACAGACCCACGGTGAACGTATTGACGTCATAAGTACCGAGGGTGTCGGAACTGAATTTGTATTTTCTCTTAAGACTCCCAAATCTACTTCTTCATCTTAG
- a CDS encoding response regulator transcription factor, with amino-acid sequence MAAKQKILIVDDDENIAELIALYLTKECFETMTVHDGEAALAAVTEFRPDLMILDLMLPGMDGYQVCREVRRNNNLPIIMLSAKGETFDKVLGLELGADDYMIKPFDSKELVARVKAVLRRYQQPKADTAADAKTVEYPGLSINLANYSVIYDGTPVEMPPKELELLYFLASSPNQVFTREQLLDHIWGYEYLGDTRTVDVHIKRLREKIKDHEQWSIATVWGIGYKFEVK; translated from the coding sequence ATGGCAGCAAAACAGAAAATTCTTATCGTTGATGATGACGAAAACATTGCAGAACTTATTGCACTTTATCTTACCAAGGAATGCTTTGAGACAATGACCGTCCATGACGGCGAAGCAGCACTTGCGGCAGTTACCGAGTTCAGACCGGATCTTATGATTCTTGACCTTATGCTTCCCGGCATGGACGGATATCAGGTATGCAGAGAGGTACGCAGGAACAATAATCTCCCGATAATAATGCTCTCCGCAAAGGGTGAGACATTCGACAAGGTTCTTGGACTTGAGCTCGGTGCTGATGATTACATGATAAAGCCATTTGATTCAAAGGAACTTGTTGCGCGTGTCAAGGCAGTACTCAGACGTTATCAGCAGCCCAAGGCTGATACAGCGGCAGATGCTAAGACTGTTGAATATCCCGGTCTTTCAATCAATCTTGCCAACTATTCTGTCATATATGACGGTACCCCTGTTGAGATGCCCCCAAAGGAGCTTGAGCTGCTTTATTTCCTTGCATCATCTCCTAATCAGGTATTCACAAGGGAACAGCTTCTTGATCATATCTGGGGTTATGAATATCTCGGAGATACAAGAACCGTTGACGTCCATATCAAGCGTCTGCGCGAGAAGATAAAGGATCATGAACAATGGTCAATTGCAACTGTCTGGGGAATTGGTTATAAGTTCGAGGTAAAGTAG
- a CDS encoding endonuclease MutS2, whose amino-acid sequence MNEKVLKTLEYNKITEKLEGYAATDMTRRMCHELQPMTDITSIEAALSNTNDALGRSITHSAPSFGGFADCRMCIKRLEAGGSLNTRELLNIGSILEAAARASSYAGHKEEADSLTPLFESLDPVTSLAAEIKRCILSEDEISDDASQNLKDIRRKIKAGQDKIHTELTSLLNSASVRTYLQDYVITTRNGRYCLPVKAEYKSNVPGMVHDQSATGSTFFIEPMSVVKLNNDLKELSLKEEAEIEVILARISSHCAEYADAILTDQESLVRLDFAFAKASLSRFYKCSRPVMNENGYINIKKGRHPLIEPHHVVPIDIWLGRDFDLLIITGPNTGGKTVSLKTVGLLTLMGQSGLNIPAFDNSELAVFKKVYADIGDEQSIEQSLSTFSSHMTNTVKILRYADRNTLILFDEIGAGTDPTEGAALATAILANLHKRGIRTIATTHYSELKVYALSTPGVENACCEFDVESLRPTYRLLIGVPGKSNAFAISSKLGLSDYIINDAQNRIETQDVKFEDVLTDLEGSRIALEEERREVAELKEEAARLKTQLQSERAKFNEQRDRILDKASTEAARILQEAKDYADETIRVMNKHGMTVQELEKSRTKVRDKMNSTRERISAGRKKDEPAEPRKVHKPSEFTLGTRVKVLSMNLVGTVSTRPDARGNLFVQMGIIRSKVNISDLEIIEEDAFGNAISKGSRTGRKPAGGLGGSGSIKMGKSSSISPEINLLGYTVDEAVAKLDKYLDDAYLSGIPQVRIVHGKGTGALRNGVAAYLKGISYVKSFRLGEQGEGDAGVTIVEFK is encoded by the coding sequence ATGAACGAGAAAGTTTTAAAGACTCTTGAATATAACAAAATAACAGAAAAGCTTGAAGGTTATGCAGCAACGGATATGACGCGCCGCATGTGCCATGAGCTTCAGCCGATGACTGATATTACATCAATAGAGGCAGCTCTTTCCAATACCAATGATGCACTTGGCCGCTCAATTACGCACAGTGCACCATCATTTGGCGGATTTGCAGACTGCCGTATGTGCATTAAGCGTCTCGAAGCAGGAGGCAGCCTTAACACAAGAGAACTGCTTAATATCGGTTCGATACTTGAAGCCGCAGCCAGAGCTTCATCTTATGCAGGTCATAAGGAAGAAGCGGATTCCCTCACGCCACTCTTTGAATCACTTGACCCGGTTACATCTCTGGCAGCGGAAATTAAGAGGTGTATCTTAAGCGAGGATGAGATAAGCGATGATGCAAGCCAGAATCTTAAGGATATCAGGCGTAAGATAAAAGCCGGGCAGGATAAGATTCATACTGAATTAACATCACTTCTTAATTCAGCTTCAGTCCGCACATATCTTCAGGATTACGTCATAACCACAAGGAACGGACGCTATTGTCTGCCTGTCAAGGCTGAATACAAGTCCAATGTTCCGGGAATGGTTCATGACCAGTCTGCAACAGGTTCAACATTTTTCATTGAACCAATGTCCGTTGTTAAGCTTAATAATGACCTTAAGGAACTTTCGCTTAAGGAAGAAGCTGAGATTGAAGTAATACTTGCAAGAATCAGTTCTCACTGTGCTGAGTATGCCGATGCAATTCTTACTGACCAGGAATCTCTTGTCCGGCTTGACTTTGCATTTGCCAAGGCTTCACTGTCACGTTTCTACAAATGCAGCCGCCCTGTCATGAATGAGAACGGCTATATCAACATCAAGAAAGGCCGTCATCCGCTTATTGAGCCGCATCATGTCGTACCTATTGACATATGGCTCGGCAGAGATTTTGACCTGCTCATAATTACGGGTCCCAACACTGGCGGTAAGACTGTTTCGCTTAAGACGGTAGGACTTCTTACTCTTATGGGACAGTCAGGACTTAATATTCCGGCATTTGACAACTCAGAGCTTGCCGTATTCAAGAAGGTCTATGCAGACATAGGTGATGAACAGAGTATTGAGCAGAGCCTCAGTACATTTTCATCACACATGACTAACACAGTTAAGATATTAAGATACGCAGACCGCAACACTCTTATTCTCTTCGATGAGATTGGTGCCGGTACTGACCCGACAGAGGGCGCTGCACTGGCTACGGCAATACTTGCCAATCTGCATAAGCGTGGAATAAGAACCATAGCAACAACACATTACAGTGAGCTTAAGGTATATGCACTCTCAACTCCGGGCGTAGAGAATGCATGCTGTGAATTCGACGTTGAATCACTTCGTCCGACCTACAGACTTCTTATCGGTGTTCCCGGCAAGAGTAACGCATTTGCAATATCAAGCAAATTAGGACTGTCAGATTATATTATCAATGATGCACAGAACCGTATCGAGACTCAGGATGTTAAGTTTGAAGATGTTCTTACAGACCTTGAGGGCTCGAGAATCGCACTTGAGGAAGAACGCCGTGAGGTGGCTGAGCTTAAGGAGGAAGCTGCGCGTCTTAAGACACAGCTTCAGTCTGAGCGTGCAAAGTTCAATGAGCAGCGTGACCGCATTCTTGATAAGGCTTCAACCGAAGCTGCCCGGATTCTTCAGGAGGCGAAGGACTACGCTGACGAGACAATCCGTGTGATGAATAAGCATGGCATGACTGTACAGGAACTTGAGAAGTCCCGTACCAAAGTCCGTGACAAGATGAATTCAACAAGAGAACGTATCAGTGCCGGCAGGAAGAAAGATGAGCCTGCAGAGCCGCGTAAGGTTCATAAGCCTTCCGAGTTCACACTCGGTACACGCGTCAAGGTTCTCAGCATGAACCTTGTCGGAACAGTAAGTACACGTCCCGATGCCAGGGGTAACCTCTTTGTTCAGATGGGAATAATACGTTCCAAGGTTAATATTTCCGACCTTGAGATTATAGAAGAGGATGCATTTGGCAATGCAATCAGCAAAGGCAGCCGTACGGGCCGCAAGCCTGCCGGAGGGCTTGGCGGAAGCGGAAGCATTAAGATGGGCAAATCCTCGTCCATATCTCCCGAGATTAATCTTCTGGGATATACGGTCGATGAAGCTGTCGCTAAGCTTGATAAGTACCTTGATGACGCTTATCTGTCCGGAATTCCTCAGGTACGCATTGTTCATGGCAAAGGCACAGGTGCGCTCCGCAATGGCGTTGCCGCCTATCTTAAAGGAATATCTTATGTCAAGTCATTCCGCCTCGGTGAACAGGGCGAAGGAGATGCCGGCGTTACTATCGTAGAGTTTAAATAA
- a CDS encoding S1C family serine protease, with product MKSADNKKKNAKNIKDNNGSTGSPESYSLYTENIVEKPSVRYHKLIRFAELVCCAVVFGIVAAVVFVVVYEKIESSDKPGSSAERTGIVIEKDEYPYETDSVSGETGQAEPETYDVTGQPGLGRPESEQTGIDNNTKDTLQNIMQSVSRSTVRVTGRQSTDELQFGTGEASVSGVIFAEVDAEYFVITGYDEVADASRIIVRFADSSEVGGHYLKGDADTGIAVISIKQSDMTQTARSYIKCANLGNSYMVRQGDTVIAAGRILGADFGVNQGIATSVVNKDSLVDSYLGLIYTNMAMISGDYGYLFDASGNLIGIPVRTGFNGVMSFYGISDLKALIEELSNGYTVTYCGIIGENITADMASAYGLPAGVYVREVKENSPAFEAGIQSGDVITSVNDETVLTFSTFSEKIYKLNSGDKATINVKRLGKDEYKNILFSVTLGSK from the coding sequence ATGAAGTCAGCAGATAATAAGAAAAAGAATGCAAAAAACATCAAAGATAACAATGGCAGTACGGGCAGCCCGGAGTCATACAGTCTGTATACGGAGAATATAGTAGAAAAGCCATCTGTAAGATATCATAAGCTTATAAGATTCGCTGAGCTTGTGTGCTGTGCAGTAGTGTTTGGAATAGTGGCGGCAGTAGTATTTGTTGTGGTATATGAGAAGATTGAATCATCGGATAAGCCCGGCAGCAGTGCGGAAAGAACAGGAATAGTCATAGAAAAAGACGAATATCCTTATGAGACAGACAGCGTATCCGGAGAGACTGGTCAGGCAGAGCCGGAGACTTATGATGTAACAGGACAGCCGGGATTAGGACGGCCGGAATCAGAACAGACAGGTATTGATAATAATACTAAGGACACGCTGCAGAATATTATGCAGTCCGTAAGCAGATCGACAGTAAGAGTTACCGGAAGACAGAGCACGGATGAGCTGCAGTTCGGCACCGGGGAAGCTTCTGTATCAGGTGTCATCTTTGCAGAAGTAGATGCGGAATATTTTGTGATTACGGGATATGATGAAGTGGCAGATGCGTCACGGATTATAGTCAGGTTTGCAGATTCAAGTGAGGTCGGGGGACATTATCTCAAAGGTGATGCTGATACGGGAATAGCTGTTATAAGCATAAAGCAAAGCGACATGACACAGACAGCGCGCTCATACATAAAGTGTGCCAACCTTGGTAATTCATATATGGTGCGTCAGGGTGATACGGTTATAGCGGCAGGACGTATTCTCGGAGCTGATTTTGGAGTTAATCAGGGAATTGCAACGAGTGTTGTTAATAAAGACAGTCTCGTTGATTCTTATCTGGGACTTATATACACGAATATGGCAATGATATCAGGGGATTACGGATATCTGTTTGATGCTTCGGGCAACCTTATAGGAATACCTGTAAGAACGGGATTCAATGGAGTTATGTCATTCTATGGCATATCTGACCTTAAGGCACTTATTGAGGAGCTGTCCAATGGTTATACGGTTACATACTGCGGGATAATCGGAGAGAATATAACGGCAGATATGGCATCGGCATATGGACTTCCGGCAGGAGTGTATGTAAGGGAGGTCAAGGAAAATTCACCTGCATTTGAGGCAGGGATTCAGTCGGGTGATGTCATTACGTCAGTTAATGATGAAACTGTTTTGACATTTAGCACATTTAGTGAGAAAATATATAAGCTTAACAGTGGAGATAAGGCAACAATCAATGTTAAGAGATTAGGCAAGGATGAATATAAGAATATATTATTCAGTGTCACGCTGGGAAGCAAATAA